AAGCACGTCGGCGGGGCGGTGCTCGTGCTCGACCCCAGCGGGGCGGTCGTGCAGGCCAGCCCACCGTCGGCGGCCGCGCGCGCGCTCGACCTCGCCGACGAGATCGCCCGGCTGCGCCCCCGGGGCCTGCTGGCCTCCGCGGTGCTCTCGGCCGCGGACGACTACGTCGTCATCCAGCCCCTCGGCGTGCGCGGCCGCGCACGCGGCTTCCTCGCGGTGCGCGCCTCCGCGCCCATCCGGGCCAACGACCAGGCGGTGGTCAACCTCGCGGTGTCGCTGCTCTCGCTCGCCCTGGCCCGCAGCGAGGGACGCACCGCGGCCGAGCGCGGCGTGCGCGCCGCGGCGCTGCGCCTGCTGCTCGACGGGCACGGGCGCACGCTGCCGCTCGAGCCACTGGGCTGGACGGGCCTGGCATCGGGATCGGTGCGCGTGCTGGTCGCCCGGCCCGCGCGCGGGTCCTCGCCCGCGGCGCTCGAGGACCGGCTCACCGACGCGCTGCCCGGTGCGGCGGTCGCGTCGGGCCTGGTCGAGGACGACGCCGATCTCGTGGTGGCCGTGGCGCCCGCGGCGTCTGCGCGCGAGGGGGCACAGTCGGCGGCCGAGGACCACGACGTGGTGGCCGGCGTCGGCATCGGCGACCCGGCCGACGTGGCTGACGCCGACGGCCTGGCGCGCTCGTGGGGACGGGCGCGGCGCGCGCTGGGGCTCGGAGGCGCTCCCGTGCGCTCCTACGACGACGTGGGCGGGGGGCTCGACGCGCTGCTCGACCCGGTGGCCGCCGACGCCTGGGCCGGGGCGCTGCTGGCCCCGCTCGAGGAGCCGGGGGAGCGGGCCGACCTCGCCGCCACGCTCGCGGCCTGGCTGGCCCGGCACGGGCAGGTGGACGCCGCGGCCGCGGACCTCGGCGTGCACCGCCACACGGTGCGGCACCGCCTGCGCCGCGCAGAAGCCCTGCTCGGGCGCTCGCTCGACGACGCCGGTGTGCGCGCGGAGCTGTGGCTCGCGCTCTCGCGCCAGTCGCGCTGACCCTGCCCGGCCGGTGTACGACCTGGACGGTCCGCGTCGGTGATGCCCTCCTGACCGGAGCATGGCCGGGCACGGCGTCCGCCTACCGTCGTGGCCATGAGCGATGTCCGTCCCGTGTGGGTCGCCGGCCGGCCCGAGTCCTCCTCCGTCACCGCCGAGGTGGTGCACCCCTACGACGGCTCCCTCGCGGGGGCACACGCGGTGCCCTCCGCCGACCAGTTCGAGCGGGCGGTCGCCGCGGCGTGGGCGGCGCGCCGCTCCTTCGCCACGACGCCGGCGCACGTGCGCGCCGACGCCCTCGCGCACGTCGCGGCCCGGCTGGCCGAGCGCCGCGACGAGGTGGCCGAGCTCATCACCGCCGAGAACGGCAAGCCGATCATGTGGGCGCGCGCGGAGGCGGGCCGTGCGGCGTCGACCTTCCGGTTCGCCGCCGAGGAGGCGCGCCGGTTCGGCGGCGAGGTGCAGCGGCTGGACACCGACCCCTCCGGCGAGGGCC
This portion of the Frankiales bacterium genome encodes:
- a CDS encoding PucR family transcriptional regulator yields the protein MPPRLRDVTAIADLGLVVRAAPSGLDEPVRWVAVSELEDPRPFLEGGELLLTTGMRLPQRAAGATAYVTRLVDAGVVGLGLGIGLSHASVPAALVSAAEKAGLPLLEVPERTPFIAVTKAVSRLLSAEEYDAAARSFAAQRDLIRAALTSDDGVAAAVVARLAKHVGGAVLVLDPSGAVVQASPPSAAARALDLADEIARLRPRGLLASAVLSAADDYVVIQPLGVRGRARGFLAVRASAPIRANDQAVVNLAVSLLSLALARSEGRTAAERGVRAAALRLLLDGHGRTLPLEPLGWTGLASGSVRVLVARPARGSSPAALEDRLTDALPGAAVASGLVEDDADLVVAVAPAASAREGAQSAAEDHDVVAGVGIGDPADVADADGLARSWGRARRALGLGGAPVRSYDDVGGGLDALLDPVAADAWAGALLAPLEEPGERADLAATLAAWLARHGQVDAAAADLGVHRHTVRHRLRRAEALLGRSLDDAGVRAELWLALSRQSR